GGTCAAAGCGAGAGGATATGCTCTTAATGTAGCTAATTTCTCAGAGTTTTCTAACATTGTTGAAGAGGTTATTAAAGAATTTGGTAGAATTGACATACTTGTGAACAACGCAGGTATAACGAAAGATACCTTGATACTTAGGATGAAAGAGGAGGATTGGGATGATGTTATTAACACCAACCTTAAAGGGGTCTTCAACGGCTGTAAAGCTGTATCTAAATATATGCTAAAGCAACAGTATGGAAAGATAGTCAACATAAGCTCTGTTGTTGGAATAATGGGCAACGCCGGGCAAGTCAACTATTCTGCCTCAAAAGGAGGAGTTATTGCTCTTACGAAGTCTCTTGCAAAAGAACTTGCTTCAAGAAACATCAATGTAAACGCTGTTGCTCCTGGATATATAGACACCGATATGACCAGAGTCTTACCAGAAAATGTCAAGCAAGAGATTCTAAAGCTCATACCTCTTGGTAGGATGGGACAACCCGAGGATGTTGCAAACGTAGTTGCGTTTCTATGTTCCGATATGTCATCATATATAACAGGCCAGACTATTTTAGTTGACGGCGGAATGGTAATGTATTAGTGCCTGTAGCTCAGGTGGATAGAGCACCGGAATGCGAGTCCGGTGGTCAGGGGTTCAAGTCCCCTCAGGCACAGAACTACATCAGATAAAAATCAACAGGAGGAAAGCAGAATGGGCGAGGAGGAGAGAGAGGAAATAAGTATAGAAGCTCCTGAAGCTGAAGAGGCTGTCAAAAAACCTAAGTTTAGTTTCGGCGCAATAATAGAATGGATCCTATCCCATGTGTTACAACTTGTCATAGCTGGAATAATCGCCGCGGTTGTTGCTTTTATTGTCGTTATGCAAATGAGAGCTAAGGTATCCGAAGAAATAGTTACAGCAAGAGGACCTATCAAAAAGGAACCTCCTCCCATGACATTTGATATTGGTAGCTTTAACATAAACACCGCAGACATTGACGAACCACACTTTGTTAGACTCAAAATGTATATAGCATATCCTGAAAAAAATACACCCCTTATGGTAGAGCTTGGACAAAGAAAAATTCAGATAA
This genomic interval from Brevinematia bacterium contains the following:
- a CDS encoding flagellar basal body-associated FliL family protein, which gives rise to MGEEEREEISIEAPEAEEAVKKPKFSFGAIIEWILSHVLQLVIAGIIAAVVAFIVVMQMRAKVSEEIVTARGPIKKEPPPMTFDIGSFNINTADIDEPHFVRLKMYIAYPEKNTPLMVELGQRKIQIRDIVISTIASMKKEDLDEAIEREELKERLKKLINNVLVNGEIVDVFFDEFTVY
- the fabG gene encoding 3-oxoacyl-[acyl-carrier-protein] reductase; this encodes MVDLKGKIALVTGASRGIGKAIAEKLASLGANVIVTSTKAETSKNVAEEIENRYKVKARGYALNVANFSEFSNIVEEVIKEFGRIDILVNNAGITKDTLILRMKEEDWDDVINTNLKGVFNGCKAVSKYMLKQQYGKIVNISSVVGIMGNAGQVNYSASKGGVIALTKSLAKELASRNINVNAVAPGYIDTDMTRVLPENVKQEILKLIPLGRMGQPEDVANVVAFLCSDMSSYITGQTILVDGGMVMY